A stretch of the Mustela nigripes isolate SB6536 chromosome X, MUSNIG.SB6536, whole genome shotgun sequence genome encodes the following:
- the GPR82 gene encoding probable G-protein coupled receptor 82: MSNNSTCIQPSRISSLALPIIYTFLCIIGLFGNSLSQWLFLTKIGKKTSTHIYLAHLVTANLLVCSAMPFMGIYFLKGSQWEYRSAQCTVVNFLGTLSMHVSMFVSLLILSWIAISRYATLMKKDSVQETTSCYEKVFYGHLLKKFRQPNFARKLCVYIWGVVLGIIMPVIIYYSVVEATEGEENVCYNRQTELGAMISQTAGLIGTTFMGFSFLVVLTSYYSFVSHLRKIRTCTSIMEKDLTYSSVKRHLLVIQILLIVCFLPYSIFKPIFYVLHQNQNCQRLNYLIEIKNVLTCLASARSSTDPIIFLFLDKTFKKTLYNLFTKSESPHIQAYS, encoded by the coding sequence ATGAGCAACAATTCAACATGTATTCAACCATCCAGGATCTCTTCCCTGGCTTTGCCGATCATTTACACCTTCCTCTGCATCATTGGTCTCtttggaaattctctctctcaatgGCTATTTTTAACAAAGATAGGCAAGAAAACATCAACGCACATCTACCTAGCACATCTTGTGACTGCAAACTTACTTGTGTGCAGTGCTATGCCTTTCATGGGTATCTATTTCCTAAAAGGTTCTCAATGGGAGTATCGATCTGCACAATGCACAGTGGTCAATTTTTTGGGAACTCTATCCATGCATGTAAGTATGTTCGTTAGCCTCTTAATTTTAAGTTGGATTGCCATAAGCCGCTATGCTACCTTAATGAAAAAGGACTCAGTACAAGAGACTACTTCATGCTACGAGAAAGTATTTTATGGCCATTTACTGAAAAAATTTCGCCAGCCCAACTTTGCTAGAAAACTGTGTGTTTACATATGGGGAGTTGTACTAGGCATAATTATGCCAGTTATCATATACTACTCAGTTGTAGAGGCtacagaaggagaggagaacgTGTGCTATAACCGGCAGACGGAACTAGGAGCCATGATCTCGCAGACCGCGGGCCTCATTGGAACCACATTTATGGGATTTTCCTTTTTAGTTGTACTAACATCATATTACTCTTTTGTCAGCCATCTGAGAAAAATAAGGACCTGTACATCCATTATGGAGAAAGATCTGACTTACAGTTCTGTGAAAAGGCACCTTTTGGTCATCCAGATTCTACTAATAGTTTGCTTCCTTCCATACAGCATTTTTAAACCCATTTTTTATGTTCTACACCAAAATCAGAACTGTCAGCGACTGAAttatttaattgaaattaaaaatgtcctCACCTGTCTTGCATCAGCTAGAAGTAGCACAGACCcgatcatatttctttttttagataaaaCGTTCAAAAAGACACTATATAATCTCTTTACAAAATCGGAATCCCCACATATACAAGCCTATAGTTGA
- the GPR34 gene encoding probable G-protein coupled receptor 34, with protein MRSHVVTTMSASTGSWPSASQKDSFMASHSIQGLNHSGDPSSPNQPGITATPNGTCPMDEKLLSSLLTISYSVIFIVGLVGNIIALYVFLGIHRKRNSIQIYLLNVAIADLLLIFCLPFRIMYHINGNQWTLGVILCKVVGTLFYMNMYISIILLGFISLDRYIKINRSVQQRRAVTTKQSIYVCCTVWTVALAGFLAMITLTLKGNHNSTVCFHYREKHNAKGEAIFNYVLVVMFWLIFLLIILSYIKIGKNLLRISKRRSKFPNSGKYAKTARNSFIVLIIFTVCFVPYHAFRFVYISSQLNSPSCYWKEIIHKTNEIMLVFSSFNSCLDPVMYFLMSSNIRKIMCQLLSRRFQGEASRSESTSEFKPGYSLHDTSAAAKIQYTA; from the coding sequence ATGAGAAGTCACGTGGTAACGACGATGAGTGCTTCAACCGGCAGCTGGCCTTCCGCCTCCCAGAAAGACAGCTTTATGGCCAGTCATAGCATCCAAGGGCTGAACCACTCAGGAGACCCAAGCAGTCCCAATCAACCTGGTATTACTGCTACTCCAAACGGTACCTGTCCCATGGATGAGAAACTACTCTCCAGCCTGTTAACAATATCCTACTCTGTTATTTTCATCGTGGGACTGGTTGGAAACATAATTGCCCTCTATGTATTTCTGGGTATCCACCGCAAAAGAAATTCCATACAGATTTACCTACTGAATGTAGCTATTGCAGATCTCTTACTGatcttctgcctgcctttccgaaTAATGTATCACATTAACGGGAACCAGTGGACACTCGGTGTGATCCTTTGCAAGGTTGTGGGAACACTATTTTATATGAACATGTACATTAGCATTATTTTGCTTGGATTTATCAGTTTGGATCGCTACATAAAAATTAATCGGTCTGTACAACAACGAAGGGCGGTAACAACCAAACAAAGTATTTACGTTTGCTGTACAGTATGGACAGTTGCTCTTGCTGGATTTTTAGCTATGATTACCTTAACCCTTAAAGGAAATCATAATTCCACAGTGTGTTTCCATTACAGAGAGAAGCATAATGCCAAAGGAGAAGCAATTTTTAATTACGTTCTTGTGGTAATGTTCTGGCTAATTTTCTTACTAATAATTCTTTCATATATTAAGATCGGCAAGAATCTACTAAGGATTTCCAAAAGGAGGTCAAAATTTCCCAATTCTGGTAAATATGCCAAAACAGCCCGGAATTCCTTTATCGTACTTATCATTTTTACTGTATGTTTTGTTCCCTATCATGCCTTCCGATTTGTCTATATATCTTCACAGCTAAATAGCCCATCTTGCTATTGGAAGGAAATCATTCACAAAACCAATGAGATCATGttggttttctcatctttcaATAGCTGCTTAGATCCAGTCATGTATTTCCTGATGTCCAGTAACATCCGCAAAATAATGTGCCAACTTCTTTCTAGACGATTTCAAGGGGAAGCGAGCAGGAGTGAGAGCACTTCAGAATTTAAGCCAGGATACTCTCTGCATGATACATCTGCCGCAGCTAAAATTCAGTATACTGCTTAA